From Gottschalkiaceae bacterium SANA:
AGAAAGTCGGGCTGCGAGATTCAAGAGAACTGTATTGGATGTGGTCGTTGTCAAAGTGTTTGTCCCTTTCAAGCAATTCAAGCCGGTTCACCATACGGTATTGATTCTGAACTTTGCGATGAATGCGGTCGGTGTTTATTATCGTGTCCAGTGGATGCGATAGCCTTGCCAACGGGATTATAGGATGGAATAGAAGAAATTGGGTATTGAATAAAAGAGAAGACCTGAGGAGGACGATATGGCTTTCATTGTAAGAATGGGACGATTACTTGTTGACAGAAAAGAGTTTTTCATAAAATTGGTTGGCGAGCATATTGCCTTGTCTTTGATTGCAATAGCCTGGATCACTGTGATCGGAATTAGTTTGGGAATTTATATCACACGAAATAAAAAAATTGCCAACCTTGTTTTGGCCATGACGAATGTATTGTACACCATTCCCTCCATTGCTTTATTTGGTTTTCTTGTATCCTTTACAGGAATCGGGAATACAAGTGCTTTAATCGCTTTGACAGCCTATGGGATTTTGCCGATTATCCGTAACACCTATGTGGGAATTGAGGAGGTTGATCCACAGATTGTGGAAGCAGCCATCGGTATGGGCAGCACGGACCGTCAATTGCTGTGGAAGGTGCAAATTCCAATTGCCTTGCCGGTGATTCTCGCAGGATTTCGAACCATGGTGGTGATGACGATCGCTCTTGCGGGGATTGCGTCATTTATTGGAGCGGGTGGATTAGGTGTTGCAATTTGGCGGGGTATCACGACGAATTTCACTGAGATGACCGTTTTGGGAAGTCTCTTGGTTGCTCTTTTGGCCATGGGATCAGACTTGACTTTGGGACTTGTGGAACGACTCATACGGAAACGTGTCTTGGGCACGGAGAAAGGAGTATAGAATGAAACGATTAAGTTTATTGGGATTGATTATGCTACTATTGCTTGTTGTTTTGGCAGGATGTCAAACGGAGGAAAAGAAGGTTGTCATTGCCTCAAAGCCCCATAGCGAGCAATATATCTTGGCAGAGATGTTAACTCAGTTGATTGAAACCCATACAGATATTACGGTGGAACAGAAACTGGGAATCGGTGGAGGAACAGCAAATATTCAACCAGCCATGCTGGCGGGCGAGATTGATATTTATCCGGAATATTCCGGAACGGGATGGCTCTTTGTATTAAAACAAGAATTGATCAATGATCCAGATGCGTTATACGAGTCTGTTATGTCCATGTATCAAAGCGAGTTTAATATTGTTTGGTTGGATCGCTATGGATTTAACAATACTTATGCCTTGGCAGTAGCGGGCTCCATTGCTGACGAGTTTCAGTTGGAAACGTATTCGGATTTGGTTGACAAGTCACCCATGCTGACCTTTGGTGCAGAGTATGACTTTTATGAGCGGGAAGATGGATATCCAGGCTTGGAAGCGATTTATGGATTTGATTTTATGGAGAAGAAAGAATTGGATATTGGCCTGAAGTATGAAGCTATTGGTTCAGGAGAGATCGATGTTGTGAATGCCTTTTCAACGGACGGTCTTCTGAAAGAGTATGGTCTGAAGGTTTTGAAGGATGATCAGAATTTCTTTCCGTCTTATCAGGCGGCGACTCTGATTCGACAGGAAACTTTAGATCAATATCCAGAATTGAAAGACGTGTTGAATAAGCTGGCAAATCAGATCAGCGATGATGAGATGATCGAAATGAACTATCAAGTGGAAAAAGAAAATCTGGATCCAAAAGATGTAGCACGCAAATTCTTGGAGGATAAAGGACTGATTTAATGGACATCATACAATTTGACGCAGTGGGGCATGCCTATCAAGCTGGTGTACCCGTGGTGAGAGATCTGAACTTGAAAATTGAAAAGGGTGAATTTGTCACCTTGATTGGGCCGTCAGGATGTGGGAAAACCACCATTCTAAAAATGGTCAATGCCTTGATACAACCGACAGAGGGGGAAATATATGTGCATGGGAAAGCTCTTTCAGAGTGGGACCCTATTGCACTACGCCGAAAGGTTGGCTATGTAATTCAACAAATCGGCTTGTTTCCACATTTAACCATTGCCGAAAATATCACCTATGTATTGGACTTAGAGAAAGTATCAAAGCCGGAACAGCGGAAACGGGCGGAAGAATTAATTGATTTGATCGGACTCGACCCAAGTTATTTGGATCGTTATCCACGAGAACTTAGCGGGGGGCAAAAGCAGCGGGTTGGGGTAGCGCGGGCCTTGGCTGCGGATCCAGAGATTATTTTAATGGATGAGCCTTTTGGCGCTGTCGATGAAATTTCAAGACGTGGCTTGCAAGAAGAGGTTGTTGCATTGCACCGAAAATTGAAAAAAACCATTCTCTTTGTCACCCATGATATTGAAGAGGCATTTCGAATGGGCACTTGGATCATTTTATTTAAAGATGGACAGATTGAACAGCAGGGAAGAAGAGAAGAATTGATTTTTCAGCCAGCTAATTCTTTCGTTGAATCCTTTTTTGGATTGAAGAATTTTGTCTCTTATTTAACCTTAACATCGGTGTCAGAATTGATGGATACGAAAGCACCTCGACTGACAGATCATGCAGTATTTGCTTCACAATCCGCCATGGATGCAATCAAATTGATGTTTTTTAATCGGGTGGATTGTGTCAGTGTGAAAAATGGGAAGAATGAGCTGGTGGGGAACTTTCGACTGGCTCACGCAAAGCAACAAATGGAGCATCCCAGCAAATAGTTGGGGTGTTTTTTTGCAAAAAAATGAGAACCTTCTCACAAAAGACTTGCATTATTAATTAAGAGCGTTTATACTAATATCGAGTTGAAAATGTTTTCATCCCCGAAAACAGACGAAAACTTAGAGGTGAACCATGAGCAATGACTGAATTATTCTAATTCCCTATGTTTTATTCCCTTACCATCATGCAAGCATTCGTTTTTTTTGAGCTGAAGTGAGAACGTTCTCACGTCTTTTTTTAGAGAATTGGTGAGAACGTTCTCAAAATGGTGTATAATAAGCTTATGAAAAAAATGATGGAGGAATGACAATGTCAACCATATTGGATGTAGAAAGGGAATCAGGTGTATCAAAATCAACAATCTCTAGATACTTAAACGGAAAGAATGTAACCGAGAGCAATCGAATTAAGATCATTGCAGCAATCGACAAACTGGGGTATCAACTAAATCCCATTGCCAGCAGTTTGAAAACCAATCGAACCAATACCATTGGGATTCTATTGCCGGATGTGACGGACACATTCTTCCCTCCGATTATTAAGAGTTTGGAAGAGGTCCTCACACAAAAGGGATACAGTGTAATTCTTTGTAATTATCAACAAGATGTAAAGCTAGAAAAGCAAAGGACCCATTTTTTGGCAGGGAAACGGGTTGATGGGATTATCGTGGCCTCTTCATCAAAAACGGGTGAGCATATTCAAACCCTATTAAATGATAAGATTCCAGTCCTTCTTCTTGACAGGCAGATCCCAAATTTAGAATGCGATGCAGTAATTGTAGATAATGAGGAAGCAACCTATAGAGCGATAAAGGTCGCTATTCAAAAGGGTCATAAAAAAATTGCCTTTCTTTATGGACCTGAAAATGAATTTACAGCTGTAGAACGCTATAAAGGATATGTGCGGGCCATGAATGAGGCGGGTCTTGAAATTCCAGCTGAGTATGTTGTTCAGGGTGACTTTGTGCGCTATAGTTGCAAGAACAAATTTATTGATCTGATGAGAATGGCCAATCCACCTACAATCGTTATGGCGGGTAATATTTATATCGCGATCGGGGTATTGGAAGGGATCGTGGAATCGGGCATGAAGATTCCAGAAGATGTGTCTGTGATTTCATTTGATGATTATACACAAGTGCCGGTTTTAAAATTTATGAATTTCATTTTGCCAAAATTCACCTGTATAAAGCAGCCGATCGAAGCCTTGGGGCGTCGAGCTGCAGAATTGATTCTTCATCGAATTGAAGGAGAATGGGAAGATGATTTTGTACCAGAAGTGGTGCAATTGCGCACCAGTTTTGAATTAACTGATTCGGTTGCAGATTTACGGTAACAAGTTTTTGCAATTGAATCTAGGGATCGATGTAGACGGCAATTGCCGTTTAATAATACGGTGCATGCCGTAAAAAAACGGCAATTGCCGTTAAATAATAAGGGGGAGGAATTTCAATGAAAAACAAGAAACGATTTTTAGCTTTATTATTGGTAGCAGTACTAGGTTTAATTGCATTTACTGGTTGCAGCAGCACAGGTGCTGCAGATCCGGTGGCAGCAGCGGAGGATGATGTGGTAGAAATTGCCTTGATCATCAAGGCAACAGATTCACCTTTCTGGCAAAAGGTAGCGGACGGTGGGCGCGATTATGCAGCAGAGCATGAAGGCGTCAATGTAACCATTTACGGGGCACCTTCGGAAAGCGATTTCGAAAAGGCGTTGACAATCTTAGACGACGTGATTAACAGTCAACCAGATGGAATCGTAATTGGTACAGACGGTGCTGAAGGCGCAGTACCAGCGATTGAGCGAGCAACTGAAATGGGAATCCCTGTGATCACAATTGATACAGAAGTACCAAGTGATCAGGTTGTTACACATCTGGCAACAGACAATGTAGCGGGTGGTGCCATGGCAGCTGATGCAATGGTCGAGTATTTGAATGCGGCTGGTATTGCTTTGAAAGGCAAAGTGGGTATTGTGGCTGGTGTTGCTGGTGTTGATACAATTATCAAACGGGACAACGGTTTCATTGACCGCATGGCAGAAATTGCACCGGAAATTGAAATTCTTGAACCACGATACATTGAAGGCGACCCTGCAAAGGGAATGATTGCAACGGAAGACTTTATTACTACATATGACGATTTGATTGGCGTTTATGGCGATTGCTGCTTCTCTGGAACAGGCCTAGCAAGTGCCATGGAGCAATCAGGTCTTCAAGACGAGATTATTGCCATTGCTTTTGACGATGATCCGTCAGAAGTTGAAGCTTTACAAAATGGTGTGATCAAAGCTTTGATTATTCAAGATCAGCACAACATGGGTTATGCCGGTTGTGAATCGATTATGAAAGTTAAAGCGGGTGAAGAGTTGCCGAAGTTCATTGACACAGGTGTTCAAGTAACTAGTAAAGAAGATCTGTAGAAAAAAACGGCAAGCCTGAACCTAGGCTTGCCGATACTTTTACCTGAGTGAGGAGAGAAATATGCGAAACTGGACACATGAAGTAGTACGAATGACAGATATCCATAAATCATTTGGATCGGTTCACGCATTAAAGGGTGTGAAACTTCAAGTGCATGCGGGAGAAGTACATGCCTTGGTGGGAGAGAATGGCGCTGGGAAATCTACATTAATAAAAACATTGATGGGAGTTCATCAAAAAGATCAAGGCCAAATTCATATCGAGGGAAAAGAAGTAACGGTTCAAAATCCAATCCACGCAGGCCAGTTGGGTTTGGGATGCGTGTATCAAGATGTTACGATTGCTAGGCACTTGACCGTTGGAGAAAATTTCTTTTTGGGTAAACTGCCAATGAAAAAGGGCATGGTTGAC
This genomic window contains:
- a CDS encoding hypothetical protein (frameshifted, insertion/deletion at around 729936), with the translated sequence MAFIVRMGRLLVDRKEFFIKLVGEHIALSLIAIAWITVIGISLGIYITRNKKIANLVLAMTNVLYTIPSIALFGFLVSFTGIGNTSALIALTAYGILPIIRNTYVGIEEVDPQIVEAAIGMGSTDRQLLWKVQIPIALPVILAGFRTMVVMTIALAGIASFIGAGGLGVAIWRGITTNFTEMTVLGSLLVALLAMGSDLTLGLVERLIRKRVLGTEKGV
- a CDS encoding hypothetical protein (frameshifted, insertion/deletion at around 729936), translated to MKRLSLLGLIMLLLLVVLAGCQTEEKKVVIASKPHSEQYILAEMLTQLIETHTDITVEQKLGIGGGTANIQPAMLAGEIDIYPEYSGTGWLFVLKQELINDPDALYESVMSMYQSEFNIVWLDRYGFNNTYALAVAGSIADEFQLETYSDLVDKSPMLTFGAEYDFYEREDGYPGLEAIYGFDFMEKKELDIGLKYEAIGSGEIDVVNAFSTDGLLKEYGLKVLKDDQNFFPSYQAATLIRQETLDQYPELKDVLNKLANQISDDEMIEMNYQVEKENLDPKDVARKFLEDKGLI
- the opuCA gene encoding osmoprotectant ABC transporter ATP-binding protein OpuCA produces the protein MDIIQFDAVGHAYQAGVPVVRDLNLKIEKGEFVTLIGPSGCGKTTILKMVNALIQPTEGEIYVHGKALSEWDPIALRRKVGYVIQQIGLFPHLTIAENITYVLDLEKVSKPEQRKRAEELIDLIGLDPSYLDRYPRELSGGQKQRVGVARALAADPEIILMDEPFGAVDEISRRGLQEEVVALHRKLKKTILFVTHDIEEAFRMGTWIILFKDGQIEQQGRREELIFQPANSFVESFFGLKNFVSYLTLTSVSELMDTKAPRLTDHAVFASQSAMDAIKLMFFNRVDCVSVKNGKNELVGNFRLAHAKQQMEHPSK
- a CDS encoding LacI family DNA-binding transcriptional regulator, which produces MSTILDVERESGVSKSTISRYLNGKNVTESNRIKIIAAIDKLGYQLNPIASSLKTNRTNTIGILLPDVTDTFFPPIIKSLEEVLTQKGYSVILCNYQQDVKLEKQRTHFLAGKRVDGIIVASSSKTGEHIQTLLNDKIPVLLLDRQIPNLECDAVIVDNEEATYRAIKVAIQKGHKKIAFLYGPENEFTAVERYKGYVRAMNEAGLEIPAEYVVQGDFVRYSCKNKFIDLMRMANPPTIVMAGNIYIAIGVLEGIVESGMKIPEDVSVISFDDYTQVPVLKFMNFILPKFTCIKQPIEALGRRAAELILHRIEGEWEDDFVPEVVQLRTSFELTDSVADLR
- a CDS encoding ABC transporter substrate-binding protein, whose translation is MKNKKRFLALLLVAVLGLIAFTGCSSTGAADPVAAAEDDVVEIALIIKATDSPFWQKVADGGRDYAAEHEGVNVTIYGAPSESDFEKALTILDDVINSQPDGIVIGTDGAEGAVPAIERATEMGIPVITIDTEVPSDQVVTHLATDNVAGGAMAADAMVEYLNAAGIALKGKVGIVAGVAGVDTIIKRDNGFIDRMAEIAPEIEILEPRYIEGDPAKGMIATEDFITTYDDLIGVYGDCCFSGTGLASAMEQSGLQDEIIAIAFDDDPSEVEALQNGVIKALIIQDQHNMGYAGCESIMKVKAGEELPKFIDTGVQVTSKEDL